A DNA window from Camelina sativa cultivar DH55 chromosome 17, Cs, whole genome shotgun sequence contains the following coding sequences:
- the LOC104758135 gene encoding DNA-binding protein RHL1-like — translation MVRASSSKKGGSKGADKDDAESKQRKRLKTLALDNQLLSDSPAKSNSSLKPSKQVLKHHGTDIIRKSQRKNRFLFSFPGLLAPISGATIGDLDRLSTKNPVLYLNFPQGRMKLFGTILYPKNRYLTLQFSRGGKNVLCDDYFDNMIVFSESWWIGTKEENPEEARLDFPKELAQAEQTEFDFQGGAGGGASVKTLATPETGSQPTETDSPEVEMEDVLSDDGEFLDDKIQVTPPLQLTPVRQSQRNSGKKFNFAETSPEVSSDESEGNYTSDEDEKTQLKPESSTRGREESQDGTTASASKLPTELPAKMEKPKCKDNKLVQATVANLFKKAEEKTAGTSKAKKSSSKA, via the exons ATGGTACGAGCTTCATCGTCGAAGAAAGGTGGATCAAAAGGAGCAGATAAAGACGATGCAGAGtcgaaacagaggaagagattaAAAACCCTAGCTCTCGATAACCAACTGCTCTCTGATTCTCCGGCGAAATCTAATTCATCTCTCAAACCTTCAAAGCAAGTTCTGAAACACCATGGCACCGACATCATCCGCAAGTCTCAGCGCAAAAATcgtttcctcttctccttccctGGACTTCTCGCTCCTATCTCCGGCGCCACCATCGGCGATCTCGATCGATTGTCTACTAAAAACCCTGTCCTTTACCTCAATTTCCCCCAG GGTCGTATGAAGCTTTTTGGGACGATTTTGTATCCTAAGAACAGATACTTGACTCTTCAATTCTCTAGAGGAGGCAAAAATGTCTTGTGTGatgattattttgataatatg ATTGTGTTCTCTGAGTCATGGTGGATTGGGACAAAAGAGGAGAATCCTGAAGAAGCTCGTCTTGATTTCCCTAAAGAACTGGCTCAG GCAGAGCAAACGGAGTTTGATTTCCAAGGAGGTGCAGGAGGTGGAGCTTCAGTCAAGACGCTAGCGACTCCTGAAACTGGTAGCCAACCAACAGAGACAGATTCACCTGAAGTTGAGATGGAGGATGTTTTGTCTGATGATGGAGAATTCTTAGACGATAAGATTCAAGTAACACCACCACTCCAACTTACACCAGTCCGACAGTCTCAGAGAAATTCTGGGAAGAAATTCAA CTTTGCAGAAACTTCTCCAGAGGTCTCCTCTGATGAAAGTGAAGGCAATTATACAtctgatgaagatgagaaaacTCAGTTGAAACCTGAATCTTCAACAAGAGGCCGTGAGGAATCTCAAGATGGTACTACAGCATCAGCTAGCAAGTTGCCTACAGAACTCCCGGCAAAAATGGAAAAACCAAAGTGCAAAGACAATAAACTCGTTCAAGCTACGGTGGCTAACCTTTTCAAGAAAGCTGAGGAGAAAACAGCTGGAACTTCCAAGGCGAAGAAATCGTCTTCAAAAGCTTAA